In Gimesia benthica, a single window of DNA contains:
- a CDS encoding FHIPEP family type III secretion protein — MADDSTMGEELKPGAGQHKDDVPDRIYLISYPKIVFLYPTLIVSIAAAIFMTFAGESAYVGGKSEHTAEVMALIFLGVFGFNLTVLAFDFPRTTSLTLFFLGVALFMGAWMILRFNPEIVPALSNFLKSLRPWANSQMYWMFSGILGLIFICVGIYVRFDYWEVRGNELLHHHGFLSDLERFSAPNLKIDKEISDIFEYLLLRSGRLVLHPRNEPRAIVLDNVPFISKKEKQITRMLGALQVQLRPDSN, encoded by the coding sequence ATGGCCGATGATTCCACGATGGGTGAGGAACTGAAACCGGGAGCCGGGCAGCACAAAGATGATGTCCCCGACCGTATCTATCTGATTTCCTACCCCAAGATTGTGTTTCTCTATCCAACCCTGATCGTCTCAATCGCTGCTGCGATTTTTATGACCTTTGCTGGGGAATCAGCGTATGTAGGCGGTAAATCGGAACATACGGCTGAAGTCATGGCCTTGATCTTTCTGGGTGTCTTTGGCTTTAATCTGACAGTACTGGCGTTTGACTTTCCCCGCACCACGTCGTTGACTCTGTTCTTCCTCGGCGTGGCTCTGTTTATGGGGGCCTGGATGATCCTGCGGTTTAACCCGGAAATTGTCCCCGCACTGTCGAATTTCCTGAAAAGTCTGCGTCCCTGGGCCAATTCTCAGATGTACTGGATGTTCTCTGGGATTCTGGGGCTGATCTTCATCTGCGTGGGCATCTATGTTCGCTTTGACTATTGGGAAGTTCGTGGTAATGAACTGCTGCATCATCATGGATTCTTGAGCGACCTCGAACGATTCTCGGCTCCTAACCTGAAGATTGACAAGGAAATCAGCGATATCTTTGAATATCTCCTGCTGCGTTCCGGTCGACTGGTACTGCATCCTCGGAATGAGCCACGGGCCATTGTGCTGGATAATGTTCCCTTCATTTCTAAAAAGGAAAAGCAGATTACCCGGATGTTGGGGGCCCTGCAGGTTCAGCTGCGACCGGACAGCAATTAA
- the smpB gene encoding SsrA-binding protein SmpB has protein sequence MGKKGKKKASKEDPNSRTVCQNRKARHNYEILDTLDCGIMLAGSEVKSIRANKISIEEAFARVQDGEVWLFNCDIALYPQANTMNHQTRRPRKLLMKKAEIRKFAERSENSSLTLIPLTVYFTRGLVKVKLGIAKGRKLHDKREKLKKDSARMDIQRAMRARNN, from the coding sequence ATGGGTAAAAAGGGAAAGAAGAAAGCTTCGAAAGAAGATCCCAATTCGCGTACCGTCTGCCAGAATCGTAAGGCCCGCCACAATTACGAGATTCTGGATACACTCGATTGCGGGATCATGCTGGCGGGGAGCGAAGTCAAAAGCATCCGCGCGAACAAAATCTCCATCGAAGAGGCGTTTGCCCGCGTGCAGGATGGGGAAGTCTGGCTCTTTAACTGTGATATCGCGCTGTATCCGCAGGCGAACACAATGAATCATCAGACCCGGCGTCCCCGGAAGCTGCTGATGAAGAAAGCCGAGATCCGCAAATTTGCTGAGCGGTCTGAGAACTCAAGTCTGACGCTGATTCCATTGACCGTTTATTTCACCCGTGGCCTGGTGAAGGTGAAGCTGGGAATCGCCAAGGGGCGTAAACTGCACGACAAGCGAGAGAAGCTCAAGAAAGATTCCGCTCGCATGGATATTCAACGTGCGATGCGCGCCCGCAATAACTAA
- a CDS encoding PASTA domain-containing protein, translated as MKSKPVLHQSALTLFSWAMLTLLVTASLEAQVDQRKPRPDPADAVMQVQELPKALEDILAKWEKESGKINKLEGEHVRIWYDDVFCVEKRSEGKFYYEKPDKGRIDITGMKIGKNAKPGKVNPKTGKPFILQPGENEKWICDGHRIFKIDEDEKAYEVFPIPLERRGANIMEGPLPFLFGMPAKTAKQRYYLKLIDNSPQQIVIAVKPRRRADAANYQEAKVLLDPNTYLPRAVQLIHPGGNQSTVYSFQKVEANKARGIIATVFGNSPFTPDLEGYQLQGKVVAQADGGQELQPAPQQQIAPIQHATFKVPNMVGHDFKSARKVLEDMGLKPQFHRGDPAGQPKLIYQVYQQVPVPGSAAQKGQTIHLKLYVDPSKAQN; from the coding sequence ATGAAGTCAAAACCTGTCTTACACCAAAGTGCTCTCACGTTATTCTCCTGGGCGATGCTGACACTGCTTGTGACCGCGTCTCTTGAAGCGCAGGTCGATCAGCGAAAACCACGCCCCGACCCGGCCGACGCAGTAATGCAGGTCCAGGAACTCCCCAAAGCGTTAGAAGACATTCTGGCGAAGTGGGAAAAGGAATCAGGCAAAATCAATAAACTGGAAGGCGAACATGTTCGCATCTGGTATGACGATGTTTTCTGTGTCGAAAAACGCTCCGAGGGAAAATTCTATTACGAGAAACCAGATAAAGGCCGGATCGATATTACCGGCATGAAAATTGGTAAGAATGCCAAGCCGGGTAAAGTGAATCCCAAAACAGGAAAACCCTTCATATTACAACCTGGCGAAAATGAGAAATGGATCTGTGACGGACATCGGATCTTCAAAATTGATGAAGATGAAAAAGCGTACGAAGTCTTTCCGATCCCCCTGGAGCGTCGTGGTGCCAATATCATGGAAGGCCCCCTGCCGTTCCTGTTCGGGATGCCTGCAAAAACTGCTAAGCAACGGTATTATTTAAAACTGATAGATAACTCACCACAACAAATTGTCATCGCCGTCAAACCACGTCGGCGGGCAGATGCGGCAAATTACCAGGAAGCCAAAGTCCTGTTGGATCCAAATACGTATCTGCCGCGAGCTGTGCAGTTAATTCACCCAGGCGGGAATCAGTCCACTGTTTACAGTTTCCAAAAAGTGGAAGCGAACAAAGCCAGAGGCATCATCGCTACAGTATTCGGAAACAGTCCATTTACCCCGGACCTGGAAGGCTATCAGCTCCAGGGTAAAGTGGTCGCTCAAGCCGATGGCGGTCAGGAGCTACAACCTGCTCCGCAGCAACAGATCGCTCCTATTCAGCATGCTACTTTTAAAGTACCGAATATGGTCGGACATGACTTTAAATCCGCCAGAAAAGTACTGGAAGATATGGGCCTGAAACCTCAGTTTCACCGAGGCGATCCTGCAGGACAACCCAAACTGATCTACCAGGTTTATCAGCAGGTTCCTGTACCAGGTTCTGCAGCTCAGAAGGGCCAGACGATTCATCTGAAACTCTACGTCGATCCGAGTAAAGCACAAAACTGA
- the lptE gene encoding LPS assembly lipoprotein LptE codes for MKRFVVNLFVLLVLSVNLPGCGYTVGNSYQPDVQTVYVPIFENQTLRRGYEYQLTEAVQRKIQSRTPFRLAKGVEADTRLTGTIRKINKSVLGTTQNDDPRNLNLEFVVDVTWEDMRSGQILSQQQVPITADVVNLVSQASFAPEVGQSLATATQRVTDELANQIVQLMEAPW; via the coding sequence ATGAAACGTTTTGTGGTCAACCTGTTCGTGCTGCTGGTGCTGTCAGTCAACCTGCCAGGCTGCGGCTACACCGTCGGCAATTCGTATCAGCCCGATGTACAGACAGTGTATGTACCTATTTTTGAAAATCAGACTCTGCGTCGTGGATATGAGTACCAGTTAACCGAGGCCGTGCAGCGTAAGATTCAGTCACGAACTCCCTTCCGACTGGCCAAAGGCGTGGAAGCAGATACCCGGCTTACCGGGACCATCAGGAAAATCAATAAATCAGTATTGGGAACCACTCAAAATGACGATCCTCGTAATCTGAATCTGGAGTTTGTCGTGGATGTCACCTGGGAAGATATGCGAAGTGGCCAAATCCTGTCACAACAGCAGGTTCCCATTACAGCCGATGTCGTCAACCTGGTTTCCCAGGCTTCGTTTGCACCGGAAGTCGGGCAATCCCTGGCGACAGCGACCCAGAGAGTCACCGATGAGCTGGCCAATCAGATTGTTCAACTTATGGAAGCCCCCTGGTAA
- the bamD gene encoding outer membrane protein assembly factor BamD produces MTMSTYDRLNKTSRVFRTVVQALILSVCVSATGCAMFSDRSTGLSAWKPPWSKKSVTDDPTIDNVRGPMQRVLQTAMWKKERDSNFIKPGVGATEYKKAQELFDAKNYKEAEKEFKAIVKKFKNDPIREDAQFMIAECQFARKRYSWAQDSYDQLLVDFPSTRHLDQTTKRMFTIARHWLQDPSIISGSEVQQVNLEEPGSDSPELPDDGKKRSSRWALVPNLFDRSRPVFDTENRALEALKSIWLHDPTGPLADDALMLTASHYLQKGRYMDADRTFGLLREEYPKSPHLKDAFMLGTHVKLMSYQGPRYDATVLDDAGNLKETTLRMFPNADKQRLKTELQKIEYAKAKREWETVQYWMRRSKPKSAAVYCNLLIEHYPTSPFANQARDLLAELGRDNTNHLWANYAVPGKKSAEKEPEPSRFSLPGIPGFGSDEPKAVPTPSKAPAEQAPAEDTGLEPPARLRLDGLDEPIRRIPSDGEPEPARIQL; encoded by the coding sequence ATGACCATGTCCACTTATGATCGACTTAATAAAACTTCACGCGTATTCCGCACTGTAGTTCAGGCTCTGATTCTCAGCGTCTGTGTCAGTGCCACGGGCTGCGCCATGTTCAGCGACCGTTCGACCGGATTATCCGCATGGAAACCACCCTGGTCTAAGAAAAGCGTGACCGACGATCCCACAATCGACAACGTACGCGGCCCCATGCAGCGCGTACTGCAGACAGCGATGTGGAAAAAAGAACGGGACTCCAACTTCATCAAACCTGGTGTTGGTGCAACTGAATACAAAAAAGCCCAGGAATTGTTTGACGCCAAGAATTACAAAGAGGCTGAAAAAGAATTCAAGGCAATCGTCAAGAAATTCAAAAACGATCCCATTCGAGAAGACGCTCAGTTCATGATCGCCGAGTGTCAGTTTGCCCGGAAGCGCTATTCCTGGGCACAGGACAGCTACGATCAGTTGCTGGTGGATTTCCCCTCTACACGCCACCTAGACCAGACGACCAAGCGGATGTTTACCATCGCACGCCACTGGTTGCAGGATCCCTCGATCATTTCCGGCAGTGAAGTCCAGCAGGTTAACCTGGAGGAACCGGGGTCGGACTCCCCCGAACTGCCCGATGATGGTAAGAAACGCAGTAGCCGTTGGGCATTGGTGCCAAACCTGTTTGACCGCAGTCGCCCTGTGTTTGATACCGAAAACCGTGCTCTCGAAGCCCTCAAGTCTATCTGGCTGCATGACCCTACCGGTCCTCTGGCCGATGACGCTCTCATGCTGACTGCCAGTCACTACCTGCAGAAGGGGCGTTACATGGATGCAGACCGGACATTCGGCCTGTTGCGTGAAGAATATCCAAAAAGCCCCCACCTGAAGGATGCCTTCATGTTGGGAACGCACGTGAAACTGATGTCTTATCAGGGGCCCCGCTACGATGCCACCGTGCTCGACGATGCTGGAAACCTGAAAGAGACTACACTGCGGATGTTCCCCAACGCCGACAAACAACGGCTGAAGACGGAACTCCAGAAAATCGAATACGCAAAAGCGAAGCGTGAGTGGGAGACCGTTCAATACTGGATGCGTCGCAGCAAACCCAAGTCCGCTGCAGTGTACTGTAACCTGCTGATCGAACATTATCCCACGTCTCCCTTTGCCAATCAGGCCCGCGATCTGCTGGCCGAACTGGGACGCGATAATACGAATCATCTCTGGGCCAATTACGCGGTACCGGGGAAAAAGTCAGCTGAAAAAGAACCAGAACCATCTCGCTTCTCACTTCCGGGCATTCCCGGTTTTGGCAGCGACGAACCCAAGGCGGTTCCCACCCCGTCCAAAGCACCTGCTGAGCAGGCACCCGCTGAGGATACGGGACTTGAACCACCGGCCCGTTTGAGACTGGATGGACTGGACGAACCGATTAGAAGAATTCCGTCAGACGGAGAACCGGAACCGGCACGGATCCAACTGTAA
- the recO gene encoding DNA repair protein RecO, with protein sequence MSNEKTEGIIIRLADFSESSKVVTWFTRDFGKTACLAKGAKRLKSSFEAAIDLLATCRIVFIRKSSGGLDILTEAQLVNRFRPYPGNLSHLYVGYYIAELLDALTEEYDPHPELYDAVRETIQHLQEHDDFQKPLIKFELTILEEIGQLPQFEYCAGCNGELGPAEAYLYDAHNGGVYCRDCEQQRHGNVRVSRGTISVLQKLSTEKTVLSQRLNLSLQQQREIRHLLSTTMSHILGRRPKMASYLKL encoded by the coding sequence ATGTCAAACGAAAAAACGGAAGGTATCATCATTCGACTGGCCGACTTCAGCGAGTCGAGCAAAGTAGTTACCTGGTTTACGCGGGACTTTGGGAAAACTGCGTGTCTGGCGAAAGGTGCCAAGCGGCTGAAAAGCTCATTTGAGGCTGCTATTGACTTACTTGCCACATGTCGGATAGTCTTCATCCGAAAATCTTCCGGCGGGCTCGATATTCTCACCGAAGCCCAGCTCGTGAATCGTTTTCGACCTTATCCTGGAAACCTGTCTCACCTGTATGTGGGGTATTACATCGCAGAACTGCTGGATGCTCTGACTGAGGAGTACGATCCTCACCCTGAGTTGTACGACGCAGTCCGCGAAACAATACAGCACCTGCAGGAACACGACGATTTCCAGAAACCTTTGATTAAATTTGAATTAACCATATTAGAGGAGATCGGTCAGCTTCCTCAGTTCGAATACTGTGCCGGCTGTAACGGCGAACTGGGGCCTGCTGAAGCGTATCTCTACGATGCCCATAATGGCGGAGTGTATTGCCGGGATTGTGAACAGCAGAGACACGGAAATGTGCGTGTCTCGCGGGGAACCATCTCGGTACTGCAGAAACTGTCAACTGAAAAAACGGTACTGTCCCAGCGACTGAACCTGTCCCTTCAACAACAACGCGAGATTCGACACCTGCTGTCAACTACCATGTCCCATATCCTGGGGCGTCGCCCCAAAATGGCGTCCTACCTCAAACTGTAA